A region of Beijerinckia sp. 28-YEA-48 DNA encodes the following proteins:
- the leuA gene encoding 2-isopropylmalate synthase has protein sequence MLTNPETKYRPFIAPIQLPDRQWPSKTMTAAPRWLSTDLRDGNQALADPMNVEKKLRFFHMLLDIGFKEMEIGFPSASQTEFDFVRSLIEGNLIPDDVSVQVLTPSREDLIARTFESLKGARQAIVHLYNATAPLFRRVVFQMDKPEVIALAVSGAQAMAREAAMQPQTKWTFEYSPETFCFTEPEFALEICERVLDVWQPTPDHPAILNLPATVEVAMPNVYADQIEWFCRHISRRDSVIISVHPHNDRGTGVAATELAVLAGADRVEGCLFGNGERTGNVDLVTLALNLYTQGIDPKLRFEDMASIVRTVEHCNALPVHPRHPYAGELVFTAFSGSHQDAIRKGFAAHETRNDGYWEMPYLPLDPADVGGTYEAVIRVNSQSGKGGVAWILEQDRGLQLPRRLQMDFSRKVQAIADGTSRELSAADIWAAFEDAYHLNGQQKFELVDYEEGGKRGGPSRIFTGRIRAGDREIAVNGRGNGLISSAVAALNDGLKMEVEVVDYHEHALRRGSDAQAAAYVECRTADDRRFFGVGIDTDVATASIKALLSAFNAI, from the coding sequence ATGTTGACCAATCCAGAAACCAAATACCGTCCCTTCATTGCCCCGATCCAATTGCCCGACCGGCAATGGCCATCGAAAACCATGACGGCCGCACCGCGCTGGCTCTCGACCGATCTGCGCGACGGCAATCAAGCCCTCGCCGATCCGATGAACGTGGAGAAGAAGCTGCGCTTCTTCCACATGCTGCTCGACATCGGCTTCAAGGAAATGGAGATCGGCTTTCCGTCTGCATCGCAGACGGAATTTGATTTCGTCCGCAGCTTGATCGAAGGCAATCTCATCCCCGACGACGTCTCTGTGCAGGTTCTCACCCCGTCACGCGAAGATCTGATCGCCCGCACCTTTGAGTCGCTCAAAGGCGCGCGCCAAGCCATTGTCCATCTCTACAATGCCACCGCGCCTTTGTTCCGACGCGTCGTCTTCCAGATGGACAAGCCGGAGGTGATTGCGCTCGCCGTTTCCGGCGCACAGGCCATGGCACGCGAAGCTGCGATGCAGCCGCAGACCAAATGGACATTTGAATATTCGCCGGAAACCTTCTGCTTCACCGAGCCCGAATTCGCGCTCGAAATCTGCGAGCGCGTGCTCGACGTCTGGCAACCGACGCCAGACCATCCGGCGATTCTCAATCTGCCGGCAACGGTCGAGGTCGCCATGCCCAATGTCTACGCTGACCAGATCGAGTGGTTCTGCAGGCATATTTCGCGGCGCGACAGCGTGATCATCAGCGTCCATCCGCACAATGATCGCGGCACCGGCGTGGCGGCGACGGAACTCGCCGTCCTCGCCGGCGCCGATCGCGTCGAAGGCTGCCTGTTCGGCAATGGCGAACGCACTGGCAATGTCGATCTGGTGACCTTGGCCCTCAACCTCTATACCCAAGGCATCGACCCGAAGCTGCGTTTCGAGGACATGGCCTCCATCGTCCGCACGGTGGAACATTGCAACGCTTTACCCGTCCACCCGCGCCACCCATACGCTGGAGAGCTGGTGTTCACTGCCTTCTCTGGCTCGCATCAGGATGCTATCCGCAAGGGCTTCGCGGCCCATGAGACGCGTAACGATGGCTATTGGGAAATGCCCTATCTGCCGCTCGATCCGGCCGACGTCGGCGGCACCTATGAAGCGGTCATCCGCGTCAACAGTCAGTCCGGCAAGGGCGGCGTTGCCTGGATTCTGGAACAGGATCGCGGCCTGCAATTGCCACGGCGCTTACAGATGGATTTCAGCCGCAAGGTGCAAGCCATCGCTGACGGCACCAGCAGGGAACTAAGCGCCGCCGACATCTGGGCCGCTTTCGAGGATGCCTACCACCTCAACGGCCAGCAGAAGTTCGAGCTTGTCGATTATGAAGAAGGTGGCAAGCGTGGTGGTCCGTCCCGCATCTTCACCGGCCGCATCCGCGCCGGAGACCGCGAGATCGCCGTCAACGGTCGCGGCAACGGCCTCATCTCCAGCGCCGTGGCAGCGTTGAACGACGGATTGAAGATGGAGGTCGAGGTTGTCGACTATCACGAACATGCGTTGCGCCGTGGTTCGGATGCGCAGGCCGCCGCTTATGTCGAATGTCGTACGGCCGACGATCGCCGCTTTTTCGGCGTGGGCATCGACACAGATGTGGCGACGGCTTCAATCAAGGCCTTGTTAAGCGCCTTCAACGCGATTTGA
- a CDS encoding patatin-like phospholipase family protein: MPNFFRRVVRHKAIALPFACSLLLAACAGPDVRVTNAPLALTTGSIVPSSPSPASDETDDTAIVLAFSGGGSRSAAFGYGVLSELAQQASPATSPARRTLADEVAVVSGVSGGAVLAAHFALYGPDGLPAFRQSFLGQDVEAALHTTLTPANLLRGYQGGVNDLSGFPSWLDTHLFRGATLGTVSHPDRPRLIIHATDLYNRTPFIFDRPSFSAICSRHDDYPLAYAVAASAAVPIIFAPITLRNYNAACPVANEPRSPRTRHAHASLTEQYYRESIARYRTATDLNYLKLYDGGLVDGIGTQSLLHLMSRPSPEPLPEAKARRIKHLLFIVVDASTRIGGNVSQTAAAPDAKETVIGAVDALINIPSLQSYDMLRRRLPIWRDEIVRWRCQGAPRCQDLDVGLVRIALSDITEPTVAQRILTLHNRLTLQSEDVDFIAALGRRLLREQPGYRRFLSRLRRDFRRSES, translated from the coding sequence TTGCCCAATTTCTTTCGCCGTGTCGTCCGCCACAAGGCTATCGCGCTTCCTTTTGCCTGTTCGCTACTCCTTGCCGCCTGCGCCGGCCCCGATGTGCGTGTGACAAACGCACCGCTAGCACTAACCACCGGCTCCATTGTGCCTAGCTCGCCCTCACCCGCTTCAGATGAAACCGACGACACTGCCATCGTGCTGGCCTTTTCCGGTGGCGGCTCCCGCTCTGCGGCCTTCGGATATGGCGTTCTATCGGAACTGGCGCAGCAAGCGTCGCCCGCTACCTCGCCTGCACGACGCACGCTTGCAGATGAGGTGGCGGTCGTCTCTGGTGTTTCAGGTGGCGCGGTACTCGCTGCCCATTTCGCGCTCTACGGGCCAGACGGCCTGCCCGCGTTCCGCCAATCCTTCCTCGGCCAAGACGTCGAAGCGGCCCTACACACCACACTGACGCCAGCCAACTTGCTGCGCGGCTATCAGGGCGGCGTCAACGATCTTTCCGGCTTCCCTTCCTGGCTCGACACCCATCTCTTCCGTGGCGCTACCCTCGGCACGGTCAGTCATCCAGATCGCCCCCGCCTCATCATTCATGCGACCGATCTCTATAATCGCACGCCCTTCATCTTCGACCGCCCCTCCTTCTCGGCGATTTGCAGCCGCCATGACGACTATCCTCTGGCCTATGCAGTTGCCGCTTCCGCCGCCGTTCCCATCATCTTCGCTCCCATCACCTTGCGCAATTACAACGCCGCCTGTCCGGTCGCGAACGAACCCCGGTCTCCCCGCACACGCCATGCCCACGCCTCGCTGACAGAACAATATTATCGTGAATCCATCGCACGCTATCGCACCGCAACCGACTTGAATTATCTCAAGCTCTATGACGGTGGCCTCGTTGACGGCATTGGCACGCAGAGCCTGCTGCATCTCATGAGCCGCCCATCGCCAGAACCTTTGCCCGAAGCAAAGGCACGCCGCATCAAACACCTCCTCTTCATCGTCGTCGATGCTTCAACCAGAATCGGCGGGAATGTCTCGCAAACGGCGGCGGCGCCCGACGCCAAGGAAACGGTGATTGGCGCGGTCGACGCGTTGATCAATATTCCCAGCCTGCAGAGCTACGACATGCTGCGGCGCCGCCTGCCGATCTGGCGCGATGAGATTGTACGCTGGCGATGTCAGGGCGCCCCCCGCTGCCAGGATCTCGACGTCGGTCTCGTTCGTATCGCTCTCTCGGACATTACCGAACCCACCGTTGCCCAACGCATCCTCACCCTGCACAACCGGCTGACCTTGCAGAGCGAGGATGTCGACTTTATCGCCGCCCTGGGCCGCCGGCTGCTGCGTGAACAGCCAGGTTATCGACGCTTTCTCAGTCGCTTGCGGCGCGATTTCCGGCGCAGTGAGAGCTGA
- a CDS encoding response regulator transcription factor, translated as MRVLLVEDEPEMVSALRAALTRHDMVVDHAPNLAEAEASLAEGVHDAVLLDRQLPDGDGLSLIPILRAGGNTMPVLVLTARGDLVDRVAGLDNGADDYLGKPFAFEELLARLRALLRRPAHVQSDVVRAGRLAFDFVHREVSVDGVRLDMPRRELLVLEALMRRTGRMVVRTFLMEAVFGLDDEIQSNALDTHVSRLRRKLAEADAGVTINGIRGVGYLLRETPIEAR; from the coding sequence ATGCGTGTGCTGTTGGTGGAGGACGAGCCGGAAATGGTGTCCGCATTGCGTGCGGCTCTGACCCGGCACGATATGGTGGTCGATCATGCACCGAATCTCGCCGAGGCAGAGGCAAGTCTGGCCGAAGGGGTGCACGACGCGGTCCTGCTCGATCGTCAATTGCCCGATGGTGATGGGCTTTCGCTGATCCCGATCTTGCGGGCGGGCGGCAACACGATGCCGGTACTGGTTTTGACGGCTCGTGGCGATCTGGTGGACCGGGTGGCGGGCCTCGACAATGGTGCCGATGATTATCTCGGTAAGCCGTTTGCTTTTGAAGAGCTGTTGGCGCGTCTGCGTGCCTTGTTGCGTCGGCCTGCCCATGTGCAATCGGACGTGGTGCGGGCCGGGCGACTTGCGTTCGATTTCGTCCATCGCGAAGTGAGTGTCGATGGCGTTCGGCTTGATATGCCGCGCCGCGAACTTTTAGTGCTCGAAGCGCTGATGCGGCGCACGGGGCGTATGGTGGTGCGCACCTTTCTGATGGAGGCAGTGTTCGGCCTCGATGACGAAATTCAGTCGAACGCGCTTGATACGCATGTGTCGCGCTTGCGCCGCAAGCTCGCCGAGGCTGATGCCGGAGTGACCATCAATGGCATTCGCGGTGTCGGCTATCTTCTGCGTGAAACGCCGATTGAAGCGCGATGA
- a CDS encoding HAMP domain-containing sensor histidine kinase: MTVSLRSPRSLKWRLVVRLVIFQTIMLALIVFLAVSTVWSTVLIVNAYEDSTLDVLRDAVARDADGGLRLSATSDLNRLRSEATGLWFLIRDENEHRLAEGTVPPEFAPVVAGLDNISQARLGWKLRSSDRPDGLVKWVDSAAGRVQILTGTQGRMSWRRLASGVFLSSLYITLPILALMALVTVLATPLVVRKAMTGLNLAAAQAERVDVDQRGVQLPVDDVPTEISPLVKAMNDALARLDKGYERHQRFLADAAHELRTPIAILNTRIASLPPSPEKARLLEDTTRLSVLTGQLLDLQRLDQQSSRFAPIDLAALSQRVVVDLAPLAFAAGYEIDFQAEAGSTLVSGDQTSLERALTNLVQNAIEHGGRRGTITVRVSRMNGQTGEIEVCDEGDGIAAGEAERIFEAFHRLRHDGKGAGLGLNLVQEIVRLHGGQVIAINLPAGGACLRMAIPLTPRQQQA, from the coding sequence ATGACGGTCTCCCTGCGCAGCCCGCGCTCCCTCAAGTGGCGCCTCGTGGTGCGCCTTGTCATTTTCCAGACAATCATGCTGGCGCTCATTGTCTTCTTGGCGGTGAGCACCGTGTGGAGCACGGTTCTCATCGTCAATGCTTATGAGGATAGCACACTCGATGTCCTGCGCGACGCAGTGGCGCGCGATGCCGATGGCGGCTTGAGACTCAGTGCGACGTCGGATCTCAATCGTCTGCGCTCGGAGGCCACCGGCCTCTGGTTTCTGATCCGTGATGAAAATGAACACAGGCTGGCAGAAGGCACGGTTCCGCCGGAGTTCGCACCTGTCGTCGCTGGGCTCGACAATATCAGCCAGGCACGGCTCGGCTGGAAGTTGAGAAGTTCGGATCGTCCCGATGGACTGGTCAAGTGGGTCGACAGTGCTGCTGGCCGCGTGCAGATTCTCACGGGTACGCAGGGGCGTATGTCATGGCGCCGGCTCGCCTCTGGCGTATTCCTCAGTTCACTTTACATCACGCTGCCGATCTTGGCTTTGATGGCGTTGGTGACCGTTCTGGCCACTCCGCTTGTGGTGCGCAAAGCCATGACGGGCTTGAATCTTGCCGCCGCGCAAGCCGAGCGTGTTGATGTCGACCAGCGTGGCGTCCAATTGCCAGTCGACGATGTACCAACCGAGATCAGCCCCTTGGTCAAAGCGATGAACGATGCGTTGGCGCGGCTCGATAAGGGCTATGAACGACATCAACGTTTTCTTGCCGACGCGGCGCATGAGCTGCGCACGCCGATCGCCATTCTCAACACCCGCATCGCCTCGCTCCCGCCGAGCCCGGAGAAAGCGCGTCTGCTCGAAGACACGACGCGTCTGTCGGTTCTGACCGGTCAACTCCTCGATTTGCAACGCCTCGATCAACAATCAAGCCGCTTCGCCCCGATCGACCTTGCTGCGCTTTCCCAGCGGGTCGTGGTCGATCTCGCACCCTTGGCTTTTGCTGCGGGCTACGAAATTGATTTCCAAGCCGAGGCTGGTTCGACGCTTGTCAGTGGGGACCAAACATCGCTGGAGCGCGCCCTGACCAATCTGGTGCAGAACGCTATAGAACATGGCGGCCGGCGAGGTACGATCACGGTGCGCGTCAGCAGGATGAACGGGCAGACGGGTGAGATCGAAGTCTGCGACGAGGGCGATGGCATTGCTGCTGGCGAAGCCGAGCGGATTTTCGAGGCGTTCCATCGTCTGCGCCATGATGGCAAGGGCGCGGGTCTTGGCCTCAATCTGGTGCAGGAAATCGTGCGTCTGCACGGTGGGCAGGTGATCGCCATTAATTTGCCCGCGGGGGGGGCCTGTTTGCGGATGGCCATTCCGCTGACACCGCGTCAGCAGCAAGCTTGA
- a CDS encoding DUF930 domain-containing protein, with amino-acid sequence MRDYARDRLITGSILASLFLHAAIAIVLVLAPATRRLEPMLERTIEVEILASPPPPTPTSEPQPQPQPSIAREAEPLPAPAQSAPPPATEATRPGPVPEAPLAMMRPTHMLSEKILADPRSRKARETLPKLESEERMVQLCSLEAMAQVEAWQKAFQPDSLVAYAMTDTKVAGDTLFADGAAFHSKHQWYNLKFQCDLTSDHKKVTAFAFHVGDAIPARDWESHDLPADGKHLD; translated from the coding sequence GTGCGGGACTATGCGCGGGACCGGTTGATTACAGGGAGCATTCTCGCTTCCCTGTTCCTGCATGCGGCGATCGCCATCGTGCTCGTGCTTGCGCCGGCCACCCGACGCTTGGAACCGATGCTCGAGCGCACGATAGAAGTCGAGATATTGGCATCCCCGCCACCTCCCACTCCCACGAGCGAACCGCAGCCGCAACCACAGCCGTCGATCGCCAGGGAAGCTGAGCCACTGCCTGCTCCAGCTCAAAGTGCACCGCCACCGGCGACCGAGGCCACGCGTCCTGGGCCTGTTCCCGAAGCTCCGCTCGCCATGATGCGCCCGACACATATGCTCTCGGAAAAAATCCTCGCCGATCCGCGCAGTCGCAAGGCACGCGAGACATTACCAAAGCTTGAATCGGAAGAGCGTATGGTGCAGCTCTGCTCGCTCGAAGCCATGGCCCAGGTCGAGGCTTGGCAGAAGGCGTTTCAACCCGACAGTCTCGTCGCCTACGCGATGACCGACACGAAAGTTGCGGGCGACACGCTCTTCGCCGATGGCGCGGCCTTTCATAGCAAGCACCAGTGGTACAATCTTAAATTCCAATGTGACCTGACATCAGATCACAAGAAGGTCACAGCTTTTGCCTTCCACGTTGGTGACGCCATCCCAGCGCGTGATTGGGAAAGCCACGATCTACCGGCTGACGGCAAGCACCTTGATTGA
- a CDS encoding DoxX family protein: protein MNNAGLLLGRLLLGVPFIVWGILKLTGAAGFSGALAKMGLPSPLALAYLVGLCELVGGLAIIGGFAFRTTSVLLALWCLATGYIVHVGNRTVFMEHVVMAGGFLVLAAAGAGAWSVTKGRTLGLP from the coding sequence ATGAACAATGCCGGATTGCTGCTCGGGCGCCTGCTTTTGGGCGTGCCCTTCATCGTCTGGGGCATTCTCAAACTGACAGGCGCGGCCGGTTTCTCCGGCGCTCTGGCAAAAATGGGACTGCCGTCTCCGCTCGCCCTCGCCTACCTCGTCGGCCTATGCGAACTGGTGGGTGGCCTGGCCATCATCGGCGGCTTCGCTTTTCGCACCACGAGTGTCTTGCTGGCGCTCTGGTGCCTGGCAACCGGTTATATCGTCCACGTCGGAAATCGGACGGTGTTTATGGAGCACGTGGTCATGGCCGGCGGCTTCCTCGTTCTGGCCGCCGCAGGCGCCGGCGCTTGGTCGGTGACGAAAGGACGTACACTCGGCCTGCCATAG
- a CDS encoding multidrug effflux MFS transporter, producing MRTSFARNALTLGLLSAIGPFAIDMYLPALPALGADLKASTFGVQMTLMAYFVGFGLTQIIYGPLSDIFGRKLPLYFGLGLFALATLGAAMATSIEWLIALRVIQGVGAAAAMVIPRAVIRDLHTGVAAARLMSLVMLVFSVSPILAPLFGSALIVPFGWRAVFYAVAVTALIGLALVAFSLPETRPPATRMKGGLKPVLSSYGYLLRDWHFMSLSIIGGLGISSFMVFLSTSAFIYMDHFGLTPTLYSLAFSINAVGFIGASQLSASLGQRFGMGRVVLGAVSAFAVMAVAHLLLALSGIDNIAVVIPMLFMTFTFLGLVIPASMVMSLDPHGPIAGMASALGGTLQMVIAAVVIVLASLSFNGTVLAMVAAIALCAIGTVILAWMSLGTRMVAAPAE from the coding sequence ATGCGCACCAGTTTTGCCCGTAATGCCCTGACTCTGGGCCTTCTCTCCGCCATCGGTCCCTTTGCGATCGACATGTATCTGCCGGCTTTGCCGGCTCTGGGCGCTGACCTCAAGGCCAGCACCTTTGGGGTGCAAATGACCCTGATGGCCTATTTCGTCGGCTTCGGTCTCACCCAGATCATCTATGGCCCTCTGTCGGATATATTCGGCCGGAAACTGCCACTCTATTTCGGCCTTGGCCTGTTTGCTCTCGCCACCCTTGGCGCGGCGATGGCGACGTCGATCGAATGGCTGATTGCCCTGCGCGTCATTCAAGGCGTCGGTGCGGCTGCCGCGATGGTGATCCCGCGCGCCGTCATTCGTGATCTGCATACGGGTGTCGCGGCCGCGCGGCTGATGTCGCTCGTCATGCTGGTGTTCAGCGTGTCGCCCATCCTGGCGCCCTTGTTCGGCAGTGCGTTGATCGTGCCTTTCGGCTGGCGCGCGGTTTTCTATGCCGTTGCCGTGACGGCTCTGATCGGTCTGGCTTTGGTTGCTTTCTCGCTGCCGGAGACGCGTCCGCCGGCCACGCGGATGAAGGGCGGTCTCAAGCCGGTGCTGTCGAGCTATGGATATCTGCTGCGCGATTGGCATTTCATGAGCCTGTCGATCATCGGTGGGCTCGGCATTTCGAGCTTCATGGTGTTCCTGTCGACTTCCGCCTTCATTTATATGGATCATTTCGGCCTGACGCCGACGCTCTATAGTCTGGCGTTTTCGATCAATGCCGTTGGCTTCATCGGTGCGTCGCAGTTGAGCGCCTCGCTCGGTCAGCGTTTTGGCATGGGGCGCGTCGTTCTTGGAGCGGTGAGCGCTTTCGCGGTGATGGCTGTCGCCCATCTTCTTCTGGCTTTGAGCGGCATCGACAATATCGCGGTCGTGATCCCTATGCTGTTCATGACCTTCACCTTCCTGGGACTGGTCATTCCCGCCAGCATGGTGATGTCGCTTGATCCCCACGGTCCGATCGCCGGTATGGCTTCGGCCCTTGGCGGCACATTGCAGATGGTGATCGCAGCGGTGGTGATCGTACTGGCGAGCTTGTCCTTCAACGGGACCGTGCTGGCCATGGTGGCGGCGATCGCCCTCTGTGCGATCGGAACTGTCATCCTGGCCTGGATGAGCCTCGGCACGAGAATGGTGGCTGCACCGGCTGAATGA
- a CDS encoding FMN-binding negative transcriptional regulator, producing the protein MYTPPAFKIEDLTDLQETIRAARLANLVTHGADGLCASALPLLLDPSEGEYGVLYGHVARANPHWRTFGEALGGEAMAIFLGPDAYVTPAWYPTKAATGKVVPTWNYVSVQAHGRVEFFDDVERLRDVVTRLTDLHERERVEQLDSAPGAEAPWKVSDAPADYLASQLRAIVGLRLPITRLEGSRKMSQNRSVEDRAGVAKGLAASPREGERAAAKLVPK; encoded by the coding sequence ATGTATACGCCGCCGGCCTTCAAAATCGAGGATCTCACCGATCTGCAGGAAACTATACGGGCTGCGCGTCTGGCTAACCTTGTTACCCATGGCGCCGACGGGCTCTGCGCGAGCGCCTTGCCGCTGCTGCTCGATCCGAGTGAGGGCGAGTATGGCGTGCTCTACGGGCACGTGGCGCGCGCCAATCCGCACTGGCGGACGTTTGGTGAGGCACTCGGTGGTGAGGCGATGGCAATCTTTCTGGGGCCGGATGCCTATGTCACGCCGGCCTGGTATCCGACCAAGGCTGCGACCGGCAAAGTGGTGCCGACGTGGAATTATGTCAGCGTGCAGGCCCATGGCCGCGTCGAGTTTTTCGACGATGTGGAGCGGCTGCGCGATGTTGTCACCCGCCTGACTGATTTGCATGAGCGGGAGCGGGTTGAGCAGTTGGACAGTGCGCCTGGGGCAGAAGCGCCCTGGAAGGTAAGCGATGCGCCCGCCGACTATCTTGCCAGTCAGTTGCGCGCCATCGTCGGCTTGCGGCTGCCCATCACGCGCCTCGAAGGATCGCGCAAGATGAGTCAGAACCGCAGCGTGGAAGATCGGGCCGGGGTGGCTAAGGGCCTTGCCGCCAGCCCGCGTGAGGGCGAAAGGGCGGCGGCAAAGCTGGTGCCGAAGTAG
- a CDS encoding MFS transporter, producing MTIEVAQGAIAGDSHSRVKVALSCFLGSAIEWYDFMLYGFLAPIVFDKLFFPKFDPVVSSIVVLGIFAVGFVARPLGGLFFGHFGDRIGRKPVMATTLILMGLSTTAIGLLPTYATFGIWAAVLLLALRFLQGFALGGESTGAPVLMLESAPEGKRGFFSSIAQSGNFAGVVAATIAVSAVASLPETDLLAWAWRIPFLLSVVLVGLGVYVRFKVEESPVFRSTTAPLRVPLMTVLAKYKKPALIVFCCALSESGVFYLTSIFGLSYGGRTLGIDQATLLHGVLIGNVLAIAMVPFMGALSDRVGRRLILGASFLLAALYVCFLFFPLLQSGDTFKIALAIAIPGILLQPMQIGVTSSFYPELFSDSRVRFSGVSLGRQFGTILGGGIMPVVAASLLAWGGGLTYVLIYFAVVSAISLAAVIIASETRDRPI from the coding sequence ATGACTATTGAGGTTGCGCAAGGAGCGATCGCTGGCGATAGCCATTCTCGCGTGAAAGTCGCTCTCTCCTGCTTCCTCGGATCGGCGATAGAGTGGTACGATTTCATGTTGTACGGCTTCCTCGCGCCGATTGTTTTCGACAAACTGTTCTTCCCCAAGTTTGATCCGGTGGTCAGCAGCATCGTTGTGCTCGGCATTTTCGCGGTGGGTTTTGTGGCACGGCCGTTGGGGGGCCTGTTCTTCGGCCATTTTGGCGACCGGATCGGTCGCAAGCCGGTGATGGCCACAACCTTGATCCTGATGGGCCTGTCGACCACCGCTATTGGCCTCCTGCCAACATATGCAACATTCGGCATCTGGGCGGCGGTACTGCTATTGGCCTTGCGTTTCTTGCAGGGTTTCGCGCTCGGCGGCGAATCGACTGGCGCGCCCGTGCTGATGCTCGAAAGCGCGCCTGAAGGAAAGCGTGGCTTTTTTTCATCGATTGCCCAATCGGGAAATTTCGCTGGTGTCGTTGCTGCCACGATCGCGGTTTCAGCTGTTGCCAGCCTGCCTGAAACCGACCTGCTCGCCTGGGCTTGGCGGATTCCGTTCCTGTTAAGCGTTGTTCTCGTCGGGCTTGGCGTCTATGTGCGCTTCAAAGTCGAGGAATCTCCGGTGTTCCGCTCTACAACGGCGCCACTGCGGGTGCCTCTGATGACGGTGCTCGCCAAATACAAGAAACCGGCTCTCATCGTCTTCTGCTGCGCCTTATCGGAATCCGGCGTGTTCTATCTGACCTCGATTTTCGGCCTCTCTTATGGCGGCAGAACATTGGGCATCGACCAGGCGACTTTGTTGCACGGCGTCCTGATCGGCAATGTCCTGGCCATCGCCATGGTGCCGTTCATGGGCGCCCTCTCCGACAGAGTTGGCCGCCGCCTCATTCTGGGCGCCAGTTTCCTGCTTGCAGCGCTATATGTCTGCTTCTTGTTCTTTCCGCTGTTGCAAAGCGGCGATACATTCAAGATCGCCCTCGCCATAGCCATCCCCGGCATTCTTCTGCAGCCGATGCAGATCGGCGTCACGTCGAGCTTCTATCCGGAACTGTTTTCCGATAGTCGCGTCCGCTTCAGTGGCGTGTCTCTCGGTCGTCAGTTTGGCACCATCCTCGGCGGCGGCATCATGCCCGTCGTCGCGGCGAGCCTGCTGGCCTGGGGCGGTGGATTGACCTATGTGCTGATTTATTTCGCCGTCGTCTCAGCCATCTCGCTCGCGGCCGTCATCATCGCCAGCGAGACAAGAGATCGTCCAATCTAG
- a CDS encoding LysR family transcriptional regulator, with the protein MKWEALDDQLTPRTLRLIAAIGRFGHLSRAAEELHIVPSAASRRVSKLEDVLGTDILNRQSNTLSLTNVGLAIAELARHRAEEIDALQADIARLKRGSTVDLKLAVSGPVIFGGLPEQLRGYLRANFQVRLSVIEQTTDTIIQGLLAGDADIGIVLGFHPSPSLDFVLYRADRLGVVVPPDHPLSRKAALHLKDIVSEPLIVPHASMIADLLEAKASESGVGLQHGIAVSDFASICRVVEGGLGITVLPMGISASEVAKRGLVCIPIDEDWARCDIYLVTRNNVEAGSDIAGLKQTLLA; encoded by the coding sequence TTGAAATGGGAAGCTCTGGACGATCAATTGACGCCCAGAACGTTGCGTCTGATCGCAGCCATCGGCCGCTTTGGCCATCTTTCGCGTGCCGCCGAGGAATTACACATCGTACCTTCAGCTGCGAGCCGAAGGGTTAGTAAACTCGAAGATGTTTTGGGTACGGATATCCTCAACCGCCAGTCGAACACGTTGAGCCTGACCAATGTTGGCTTGGCGATAGCCGAACTCGCCCGCCATCGCGCCGAAGAGATCGACGCTTTGCAGGCTGATATTGCCCGTCTCAAGCGCGGTTCGACTGTCGATCTCAAGCTTGCCGTCAGCGGACCGGTTATCTTCGGCGGGCTTCCTGAGCAGTTGCGCGGCTATTTGCGTGCCAATTTTCAGGTCCGTTTGTCCGTCATAGAGCAGACCACCGACACCATTATTCAAGGCTTGCTCGCGGGCGATGCCGATATTGGCATCGTGCTTGGTTTCCATCCCTCTCCCAGCCTGGATTTTGTATTGTACCGAGCTGACCGGCTTGGGGTCGTGGTGCCACCCGATCATCCTCTGTCCCGCAAAGCGGCATTGCATCTGAAGGATATTGTGAGCGAACCCCTGATCGTCCCGCATGCGTCGATGATTGCCGATCTGCTGGAAGCGAAAGCCAGCGAAAGTGGCGTTGGACTGCAACACGGTATCGCGGTCAGCGATTTTGCCTCGATCTGCCGGGTAGTCGAAGGTGGCCTCGGGATCACTGTGTTGCCGATGGGCATATCGGCGAGCGAGGTTGCTAAGCGGGGACTCGTCTGCATTCCAATCGACGAAGACTGGGCGCGTTGCGATATCTATCTGGTCACTCGCAACAATGTGGAGGCGGGCAGTGATATCGCTGGCCTGAAGCAGACGCTTCTTGCGTAA
- a CDS encoding antibiotic biosynthesis monooxygenase family protein, which translates to MPVTLLNVFIVPEDKEEEFLQHWRRTTEVFRKKKGFIETHLHRNTGVGNQTFQFINIAKWESAEAWRSTHDDYRPTEYTIEGVRGHPAIFEAIVNLHYDGEAPQPRTDWSW; encoded by the coding sequence ATGCCTGTTACTTTGCTCAATGTGTTCATTGTGCCGGAAGACAAGGAAGAGGAGTTCCTGCAGCATTGGCGCAGGACCACGGAAGTCTTTCGCAAAAAGAAAGGCTTCATCGAGACGCATCTGCACCGCAACACTGGCGTCGGCAATCAGACTTTTCAGTTCATCAACATAGCGAAGTGGGAGAGCGCTGAAGCTTGGCGCTCGACGCATGACGACTACCGGCCGACCGAATACACCATCGAGGGTGTGCGGGGACATCCCGCCATATTCGAGGCCATCGTCAACCTTCACTATGATGGCGAGGCGCCGCAGCCGAGGACAGACTGGTCGTGGTGA